From the Kogia breviceps isolate mKogBre1 chromosome 3, mKogBre1 haplotype 1, whole genome shotgun sequence genome, one window contains:
- the LGMN gene encoding legumain, giving the protein MIWEVAVLLSLVLGVGAIPVDDPEDGGKHWVVIVAGSNGWYNYRHQADACHAYQIVHRNGIPDEQIIVMIYDDIANSEDNPTPGIVINRPNGSDVYKGVLKDYTGEDVTPQNFLAVLRGDAEAVKGKGSGKVLKSGPRDHVFVYFTDHGATGILVFPNDDLHVKDLNETIHYMHKHKMYQKMVFYIEACESGSMMSHLPPNIDVYATTAANPKESSYACYYDETRSTFLGDWYSVNWMEDSDVEDLTKETLHKQYQLVKSHTNTSHVMQYGNKSISAMKLMQFQGLKHKASSPISLPPVKHLDLTPSPEVPLTIMKRKLMSINDLQESRRLVKEIDRHMEARNVIEKSVWKIVALISGSDAEADRLLSQRAPLTAHDCYQAAVSHFCTHCFNWHDPTYEYALRHLYVLVNLCENPYPIDRIKLSMNKVCLGYY; this is encoded by the exons ATGATTTGGGAAGTCGCTGTGTTGCTTAGCTTGGTCCTGGGAGTTGGTGCTATTCCCGTGGACGATCCCGAGGACGGAGGCAAGCACTGGGTGGTGATTGTTGCAGGATCAAATGGCTGGTATAATTATAGGCACCAG GCCGATGCGTGCCACGCCTACCAGATTGTACACCGAAATGGGATTCCTGATGAGCAGATCATCGTGATGATATATGATGACATCGCTAACTCTGAAGA CAATCCCACCCCAGGAATTGTGATCAACAGGCCCAACGGCTCAGACGTGTACAAGGGGGTTCTAAAGGACTACACGGGAGAG GATGTCACCCCGCAGAATTTCCTTGCTGTGTTGAGAGGTGATGCAGAGGCAGTGAAGGGCAAAGGATCTGGAAAGGTCTTGAAGAG TGGCCCCCGGGACCACGTGTTCGTTTACTTCACCGATCACGGAGCCACTGGAATACTGGTGTTTCCTAACGACGAT CTGCACGTCAAGGACCTGAATGAGACCATCCATTACATGCACAAACACAAGATGTACCAAAAG ATGGTGTTCTACATTGAAGCCTGCGAGTCTGGGTCCATGATGAGCCACCTGCCCCCCAACATCGATG TTTATGCAACTACTGCTGCCAACCCCAAGGAGTCATCCTATGCCTGTTACTACGATGAGACGAGGTCCACGTTCCTGGGGGACTGGTATAGTGTCAACTGGATGGAAGACTCGGACGTG GAGGATCTGACCAAAGAGACCCTCCACAAGCAGTACCAGCTGGTGAAATCCCACACCAACACCAGCCACGTCATGCAGTATGGAAACAAG tccATCTCTGCCATGAAGTTGATGCAGTTTCAGGGTCTGAAACACAAAGCTAGTTCTCCCATCTCCCTGCCCCCAGTCAAACACCTTGACCTCACTCCAAGCCCCGAGGTGCCCCTCACCATCATGAAAAGGAAACTGATGAGCATCAATGATCTGCAGGAGTCCAGGCGTCTTGTCAAGGAGATCGACAGGCATATGGAG GCCAGAAATGTCATTGAGAAGTCAGTGTGGAAGATTGTCGCCTTGATCTCAGGGTCCGATGCCGAGGCAGACAGGCTCCTGTCCCAGAGAGCCCCGCTCACGGCACACGACTGCTACCAGGCGGCCGTGTCACACTTCTGCACGCACTGCTTCAACTGGCACGACCCCACG TACGAGTACGCTTTGAGACATTTGTACGTGTTGGTCAACCTTTGTGAAAACCCTTATCCGATTGACAG AATAAAATTGTCCATGAACAAGGTATGCCTTGGTTACTACTGA